One genomic segment of Coffea arabica cultivar ET-39 chromosome 6e, Coffea Arabica ET-39 HiFi, whole genome shotgun sequence includes these proteins:
- the LOC140009633 gene encoding uncharacterized protein: MKSMKGRIVKKLNSISTIHSLKQGFLFRTTNLSNQYFQTSSPPKECEKDNIQSELVTGGRIDQSEIIKDAEDDALVPGKCDDEKAEDFRPPLKSEEDAGSALDNKEELQLMAESAIDEKCETDCQSGGSAVGQLNRKNVHQSPSDSTLVACFKLTDMEESKMIDANDLSELLSSLQGFEERCPPAGGSESIVLYTTSMRGIRKTFEDCTSIRFLLESFRVEYHERDVAMHLEYREELWRVMGQRVVPPRLFIRGRYIGGADEVIGLHERGMLRKLLQGIPVTPNNSACTGCAGVKFVLCFNCNGSRKIIAPDDGPAIRCSECNENGLVKCPICGFK, encoded by the coding sequence ATGAAAAGCATGAAAGGAAGAATTGTAAAGAAACTGAATTCCATATCAACCATCCACTCTTTGAAACAAGGCTTCTTGTTTAGGACTACCAATCTGTCAAACCAATACTTCCAAACTTCATCACCTCCAAAAGAATGCGAGAAGGATAATATTCAATCAGAGCTAGTCACGGGCGGTAGAATAGATCAATCAGAGATCATAAAGGATGCTGAAGATGACGCACTGGTTCCTGGCAAATGTGATGATGAGAAAGCAGAAGATTTTAGACCCCCCTTAAAGTCTGAGGAGGACGCAGGCTCTGCTCTCGATAACAAGGAGGAATTACAATTAATGGCAGAATCAGCCATTGATGAGAAATGTGAGACCGACTGTCAAAGTGGGGGGTCAGCTGTAGGGCAGCTGAACCGAAAAAATGTTCATCAGAGCCCGTCTGACTCCACACTAGTAGCTTGCTTTAAGCTGACAGATATGGAAGAAAGCAAAATGATTGATGCAAATGATCTGTCTGAACTTCTTTCATCATTGCAGGGATTTGAAGAAAGATGCCCTCCTGCAGGTGGAAGCGAATCAATTGTTCTGTACACAACAAGCATGAGAGGAATAAGGAAAACCTTTGAAGACTGCACAAGCATCCGGTTCCTTCTGGAGAGCTTTCGAGTTGAATACCACGAGAGAGATGTCGCGATGCACTTGGAATACAGAGAAGAGCTTTGGAGGGTTATGGGACAAAGGGTAGTCCCTCCCAGGCTGTTCATCCGAGGTAGATATATCGGAGGGGCAGATGAAGTGATAGGATTGCATGAAAGGGGAATGCTGAGGAAGCTCCTGCAAGGGATACCTGTGACTCCAAACAATTCTGCTTGCACTGGTTGCGCAGGAGTAAAATTCGTACTGTGTTTCAACTGCAATGGAAGCCGCAAGATCATCGCTCCAGATGATGGACCGGCAATCAGATGCTCAGAGTGCAATGAGAACGGATTAGTGAAGTGCCCCATTTGCGGCTTTAAATAA
- the LOC140009386 gene encoding uncharacterized protein codes for MVVKMMRWRPWPPLQTRKYEVRLKVRRLEGSLAVMGNGSNNNDWVHASSADKEGGGAAPPGFTVEIRWKGPKIALSTFRRSTVKKNCTREESVKTQEDGENGGFLVLWDEEFQSVCTLSGYKDNVFHPWEVAFAVFSNGLNQGAKNRGSLVGTAVLNLAEFASVTEKEVETDIPLVLSGCTSEPRLSLRILFSLLELRGAQDSVESAQRTSFPVQSPLQSGDSPLPEKDELSALKAGLRKVKIFTEYVSTRRAKKACREEEGSEGRCSAKSEDGDYAYPFDTDSLEEFDERESDDGKENATVRKSFSYGTLAYANFAGGSFYSNSRSNSVDEDWVYYSNRKSDVGCPPVDNPITSVSEASVLQNTKRSILPWKKRKLSFRSPKTKGEPLLKKGNGEEGGDDIDFDRRQLSSDESFSFWWRKTDEDSSAHRSSVSEFGDDNFAVGNWEQKGIMSRDGHLKLHTQVFFASIDQRSERAAGESACTALVAVIADWLQNNRDHMPIKSQFDSLIREGSLEWRNLCDNEIYRERFPDKHFDLETILHAKIGSLSVIPGKSFIGFFHPDGMDEGRFDFLHGAMSFDNIWDEISRVALECPGDSEPQVYIVSWNDHFFVLKVEAEAYYIIDTLGERLYEGCNQAYILKFDRNTTIYKLPNTAQSSQEKSVGDLPVVAAAEPKNADSQQVSSKEGSSEDSEPMKSEEEEELVICRGKESCKEYIKSFLAAIPIRELQADIKKGLIKSTPLHHRLQIEFHFTDLQLPAPVSPPVEEVASIVQQVIEVA; via the exons ATGGTGGTCAAGATGATGAGGTGGCGACCATGGCCACCCCTGCAGACGAGAAAATACGAGGTCAGATTGAAAGTACGGAGACTGGAGGGTTCTCTGGCGGTGATGGGGAACGGCAGCAACAATAATGATTGGGTGCATGCGTCTTCTGCAGATAAAGAAGGTGGTGGGGCCGCTCCACCGGGATTCACGGTGGAGATCAGGTGGAAGGGACCCAAGATCGCCCTCAGCACTTTCAGGAGGAGCACTGTTAAGAAGAACTGTACTAGAGAGGAGAGTGTCAAAACCCAGGAAGATGGTGAAAACGGTGGCTTCTTGGTGCTGTGGGACGAGGAGTTTCAGAGTGTTTGTACTCTTTCTGGGTACAAGGACAATGTGTTTCATCCCTGGGAGGTTGCCTTTGCTGTCTTCTCCAAT GGTTTGAATCAAGGGGCAAAGAACAGGGGATCTCTTGTTGGTACAGCAGTCTTGAACCTTGCTGAATTTGCTAGCGTGActgaaaaggaagttgaaacCGATATTCCTTTGGTACTTTCTGGCTGTACATCTGAGCCTCGGCTCTCACTTCGT ATATTGTTTAGCTTATTGGAGCTGAGAGGTGCACAAGATTCAGTAGAGTCAGCACAGAGGACAAGTTTTCCTGTTCAGTCTCCACTACAGTCTGGAGATAGTCCCTTACCAGAGAAAGATGAGCTTTCTGCTCTTAAAGCTGGTCTCAGAAAGGTCAAAATTTTCACAGAGTACGTGTCCACCCGGAGAGCTAAAAAGGCTTGCCGTGAGGAAGAAGGAAGTGAAGGCAGGTGCTCGGCCAAGAGTGAGGATGGCGATTATGCTTACCCATTTGACACAGATTCACTGGAAGAATTTGATGAAAGAGAATCAGatgatggcaaggaaaacgctaCTGTTAGGAAGTCATTTAGTTACGGAACATTAGCTTATGCTAACTTTGCAGGTGGGTCGTTTTACTCCAATTCTAGGAGCAACAGTGTTGATGAGGATTGGGTTTACTATAGCAACCGCAAATCTGATGTTGGCTGCCCACCTGTTGATAATCCAATTACTTCTGTTTCTGAGGCATCTGTCTTGCAGAATACGAAACGTAGTATATTACCTTGGAAAAAGAGGAAGCTGAGCTTCAGATCTCCTAAAACCAAAGGCGAGCCATTGCTGAAGAAGGGAAATGGAGAAGAAGGCGGAGATGATATCGACTTTGATCGCCGGCAGCTCAGCTCAGACGAATCTTTCTCTTTCTGG TGGCGGAAGACAGATGAAGACTCAAGTGCACATCGCTCATCTGTATCTGAGTTTGGAGATGACAATTTTGCTGTTGGTAATTGGGAACAGAAAGGAATTATGAGCCGAGATGGACATCTGAAGCTCCATACCCAGGTGTTCTTTGCTTCTATTGACCAGCGAAGTGAGCGGGCAGCTGGAGAGAGTGCATGCACTGCCCTTGTTGCTGTAATTGCTGATTGGTTGCAAAATAATCGTGATCATATGCCGATTAAATCACAGTTTGATAGTTTAATCAGGGAAGGATCTCTAGAATGGAGGAACCTTTGTGACAATGAGATTTACAGAGAGCGATTTCCTGACAAGCACTTTGATCTTGAGACTATCCTCCATGCTAAAATTGGTTCTCTTTCTGTAATTCCTGGAAAGTCATTTATTGGATTTTTTCATCCAGATGGGATGGATGAGGGAAGATTTGATTTTCTTCATGGTGCCATGTCATTTGACAATATCTGGGATGAAATCAGCCGTGTTGCTTTAGAATGTCCAGGTGACAGTGAACCTCAGGTCTACATTGTCAGTTGGAATGACCATTTCTTTGTGCTTAAGGTTGAAGCTGAAGCTTACTACATCATCGACACCCTAGGAGAGAGACTCTATGAAGGATGTAACCAGGCTTACATACTGAAGTTTGACAGGAACACAACCATCTACAAGTTGCCAAATACTGCTCAATCATCCCAAGAAAAATCTGTTGGTGATCTGCCAGTTGTTGCAGCAGCAGAACCAAAGAATGCGGATTCCCAGCAGGTAAGCTCAAAAGAAGGTTCGTCAGAAGATTCTGAACCAATGAAGAGTGAAGAGGAGGAAGAACTGGTCATATGTCGAGGCAAAGAGTCGTGCAAGGAGTACATAAAGAGCTTCTTGGCTGCTATTCCTATTAGGGAACTGCAGGCAGATATCAAGAAAGGTTTGATAAAATCAACGCCCCTACATCATCGATTACAGATTGAATTTCACTTCACTGACCTACAGTTACCAGCCCCTGTAAGTCCACCAGTAGAAGAAGTCGCTTCAATTGTGCAACAAGTAATTGAAGTTGCCTAA